A section of the Saccharopolyspora gregorii genome encodes:
- the rpsO gene encoding 30S ribosomal protein S15: protein MALSTEQKKQILADYGLHESDTGSAEAQVALLTNRISGLTEHLKQHKHDHHSRRGLLLMVGRRRRLLNYLTKVDIERYRSLIQRLGLRR, encoded by the coding sequence GTGGCGCTGTCCACTGAGCAGAAGAAGCAGATCCTCGCCGACTACGGTCTGCACGAGTCCGACACCGGTTCGGCGGAGGCCCAGGTGGCCCTGCTGACCAACCGGATCTCGGGCCTGACCGAGCACCTCAAGCAGCACAAGCACGACCACCACTCGCGTCGTGGCCTGCTGCTGATGGTCGGTCGTCGCCGCCGGCTGCTGAACTACCTGACCAAGGTCGACATCGAGCGCTACCGCTCGCTGATCCAGCGGCTCGGTCTGCGTCGTTGA
- a CDS encoding polyribonucleotide nucleotidyltransferase, which translates to MTQAHNVDEGVYEATAVLDNGAFGTREVRFETGRLAKQAAGSVVAYLDDDTMLLSATTASKHPKDNLDFFPLTVDVEERMYAAGRIPGSFFRREGRPSTDAILTCRLIDRPLRPSFVDGLRNEIQVVVTVMSLDPKDPYDVLAINGASASTQLSGLPFSGPVGGTRMALIDGQWVAFPTYEQLERAVFDMVVAGRIVGDDVAIMMVEAEATDKTIDLVGQGAQAPTEEVVAAGLEAAKPFIRTLCQAQQALAQAAGKATAEYPLFPAYQDDAYSAVEGAVSADLAQALSIAGKQERENRLDEIKQVALEKVGIEEGQPFAGREKEIGAAFRSLTKKLVRQRIITEKVRIDGRGLTDIRSLSAEVGVVPRAHGSALFERGETQIMGVSTLNMLRLEQTIDSLGPETSKRYMHHYNFPPFSTGETGRVGSPKRREIGHGALAERALLPVLPTREEFPYALRQVSEALGSNGSTSMGSVCASTLSLLNAGVPLKAPVAGIAMGLVSDEVDGKTHYVALTDILGAEDAFGDMDFKVAGTKEFVTALQLDTKLDGIPSEVLAQALGQAKDARFTILEVMAEAIGTPDEMSPHAPRVTSVSIPVDKIGEVIGPKGKMINSITEETGAEITIEDDGTIYVGAADGPSAEAAIDKINAIANPQLPKVGERFLGTVVKTAAFGAFVSLLPGKDGLVHISKLGQGKRIGKVEDVVNVGDKLRVEIADIDNRGKISLIVVDEEADKAPAGEQADAEAPAEAPAE; encoded by the coding sequence TTGACACAGGCCCACAACGTCGACGAAGGCGTCTACGAAGCGACCGCGGTGCTGGACAACGGTGCCTTCGGCACCCGCGAGGTCCGGTTCGAGACCGGTCGGCTGGCCAAGCAGGCCGCGGGCAGCGTCGTCGCCTACCTGGACGACGACACGATGCTGCTGTCGGCCACCACGGCCTCGAAGCACCCCAAGGACAACCTCGACTTCTTCCCGCTGACGGTGGACGTCGAGGAGCGGATGTACGCCGCCGGCCGCATCCCCGGCTCGTTCTTCCGCCGCGAGGGTCGTCCCTCCACCGACGCGATCCTGACCTGCCGGTTGATCGACCGGCCGCTGCGCCCGTCCTTCGTGGACGGCCTGCGCAACGAGATCCAGGTCGTGGTCACGGTGATGAGCCTGGACCCGAAGGACCCGTACGACGTGCTCGCCATCAACGGCGCGTCCGCCTCCACCCAGCTGTCCGGCCTGCCGTTCTCCGGCCCGGTCGGCGGCACCCGGATGGCGCTGATCGACGGGCAGTGGGTGGCCTTCCCCACCTACGAGCAGCTCGAGCGCGCGGTGTTCGACATGGTCGTCGCCGGTCGCATCGTCGGTGACGACGTCGCGATCATGATGGTCGAGGCCGAGGCCACCGACAAGACGATCGACCTGGTCGGCCAGGGCGCGCAGGCGCCCACCGAAGAGGTCGTCGCCGCCGGCCTGGAGGCCGCGAAGCCGTTCATCCGCACGCTGTGCCAGGCCCAGCAGGCGCTGGCCCAGGCCGCGGGCAAGGCGACCGCCGAGTACCCGCTGTTCCCCGCCTACCAGGACGACGCCTACAGCGCCGTCGAGGGCGCCGTCTCCGCCGACCTGGCGCAGGCGCTGTCCATCGCGGGCAAGCAGGAGCGCGAGAACCGGCTCGACGAGATCAAGCAGGTCGCGCTGGAGAAGGTCGGCATCGAGGAGGGGCAGCCCTTCGCCGGTCGCGAGAAGGAGATCGGCGCGGCGTTCCGCTCGCTGACGAAGAAGCTGGTCCGCCAGCGGATCATCACCGAGAAGGTCCGCATCGACGGTCGCGGCCTCACCGACATCCGCAGCCTCTCCGCCGAGGTCGGCGTGGTGCCGCGGGCGCACGGCTCGGCCCTGTTCGAGCGCGGCGAGACCCAGATCATGGGCGTGTCCACGCTGAACATGCTGCGGCTGGAGCAGACGATCGACTCGCTCGGTCCGGAGACCAGCAAGCGGTACATGCACCACTACAACTTCCCGCCGTTCTCCACCGGTGAGACCGGCCGGGTCGGCAGCCCGAAGCGCCGCGAGATCGGCCACGGCGCGCTGGCCGAGCGGGCGCTGCTGCCGGTGCTGCCCACGCGCGAGGAGTTCCCCTACGCGCTGCGGCAGGTCTCCGAGGCGCTGGGCTCCAACGGTTCCACCTCGATGGGCTCGGTCTGCGCCTCGACGCTGTCGCTGCTCAACGCCGGTGTGCCGCTGAAGGCGCCGGTCGCGGGCATCGCGATGGGCCTGGTCTCCGACGAGGTCGACGGCAAGACGCACTACGTGGCGCTGACCGACATCCTCGGTGCCGAGGACGCGTTCGGCGACATGGACTTCAAGGTCGCGGGCACCAAGGAGTTCGTGACCGCGCTGCAGCTGGACACCAAGCTGGACGGCATCCCGTCCGAGGTGCTGGCGCAGGCGCTGGGCCAGGCCAAGGACGCCCGGTTCACCATCCTGGAGGTCATGGCCGAGGCCATCGGCACCCCGGACGAGATGAGCCCGCACGCCCCGCGCGTCACCTCCGTCTCCATCCCGGTCGACAAGATCGGCGAGGTCATCGGGCCGAAGGGCAAGATGATCAACTCGATCACCGAGGAGACCGGCGCCGAGATCACCATCGAGGACGACGGCACCATCTACGTCGGTGCCGCCGACGGCCCGTCCGCGGAGGCCGCGATCGACAAGATCAACGCCATCGCGAACCCGCAGCTGCCGAAGGTCGGCGAGCGCTTCCTGGGCACCGTGGTCAAGACCGCGGCGTTCGGCGCGTTCGTCTCGCTGCTGCCGGGCAAGGACGGCCTGGTGCACATCTCCAAGCTGGGTCAGGGCAAGCGCATCGGCAAGGTCGAGGACGTCGTCAACGTCGGCGACAAGCTGCGCGTCGAGATCGCCGACATCGACAACCGCGGCAAGATCAGCCTGATCGTCGTCGACGAGGAGGCCGACAAGGCCCCCGCCGGC
- a CDS encoding 2'-5' RNA ligase family protein, translating to MSGSAPPRLFTAVRPPPAAVEHLAAALGEIPHDERLRRFRRTDPAQWHLTLCFHGPTEPAPLAAELDRRVPAAGPAPRLRLAGAGTFRGVLWIGVETATDADTRGLHELVRIAGGDPGGFRAHLTVARWNAGLPDPARLIGPLSGYAGPWWAAAEVELVRSDPGPAGSEHRVLHVVPVPRRAAGDQGGPFGP from the coding sequence ATGAGCGGGAGCGCGCCGCCGCGGTTGTTCACCGCGGTGCGGCCGCCGCCCGCCGCGGTCGAGCACCTCGCCGCCGCGCTCGGCGAGATCCCGCACGACGAGCGGTTGCGGAGGTTCCGCCGGACGGATCCCGCGCAGTGGCACCTGACGTTGTGCTTCCACGGCCCCACCGAGCCGGCGCCGCTCGCGGCCGAGCTCGACCGCCGGGTGCCCGCGGCCGGCCCGGCGCCGCGGCTGCGGCTGGCCGGTGCGGGCACCTTCCGCGGGGTGCTGTGGATCGGCGTCGAGACCGCCACCGACGCCGACACGCGCGGGCTGCACGAGCTGGTGCGGATCGCGGGCGGGGATCCCGGCGGGTTCCGGGCGCACCTCACCGTGGCCCGGTGGAACGCGGGCCTGCCGGACCCGGCGCGGCTGATCGGGCCGCTCAGCGGGTACGCGGGTCCCTGGTGGGCCGCCGCCGAGGTCGAGCTGGTGCGCAGCGACCCGGGGCCGGCGGGTTCGGAGCACCGCGTGCTGCACGTGGTCCCGGTGCCACGCCGGGCGGCAGGGGACCAGGGTGGACCGTTCGGCCCCTGA